The following are from one region of the Nicotiana tomentosiformis chromosome 7, ASM39032v3, whole genome shotgun sequence genome:
- the LOC138895420 gene encoding uncharacterized protein, translating into MQQSHQPMITAPVAASPVLPTRGRGKAVGVPNRFYAFQVRLEVVSANGVITCIISICHGDASELFDPGSTYFYVSSLFNLYLDISRESLGVLVYVSMPVGDSVVVDQFYQSCIVTFYVYEARADLQLLDMIYFKVILGMDWLSPYHAILIFHAKTVTLAMSNCIG; encoded by the coding sequence atgCAGCAGAGccatcagcctatgattaccgcaccagttgctgcaTCGCCCGTCCTACCGACCAGAGGCAGAGGGAAGGCTGTTGGCGTTCCCAATAGATTCTATGCCTTTCAAGTCAGACTAGAAGTAGTATCCGCCAACggcgtgatcacatgtattatttctatctgccATGGAGATGCTTCggaactatttgatccagggtctacctatttcTATGTTTCTTCTCTCTTTAATCTTTATCTGGATatatctcgtgagtccttgggtgttcttgtatatgtgtccatgccagtgggtgattctgttgttgtggatcagttTTATCAATCCTGTATAGTGACTTTCTATGTGTATGAGGCCAGAGCAGATCTTCAATTGCTCGATATGATTTACTTCAAGGttatcctaggcatggactggttgtctccgtaCCATGCCATTCTCAttttccatgccaagactgttaccttggcaatgTCAAATTGCATAGGCTAG
- the LOC117277815 gene encoding uncharacterized protein, giving the protein MGMKHTILINRRLQTFRKSLIFFHTLDRAVEPTSKKLSNVFVSPKLAEIARTRNSDTDTQDAAQETIVTIVAQGRTKKASTQKRKGISTKGVQVPRVEHEEGVEHDDPVSQDSVPPPTAAPAQTAISPEVGQMFNAVNSAMEMFKAFMANQNERRDEIPPQSNRQNNSESSRVNEFLKLSPPLFHGSIADEDPMLWLEGIKKALRAMKAFDDEVVELAAYQLRDVAGAWFEMWEKERDEDDGPPTWEEFEEAFMANFIPEEDREAKATEFEQLKQGNKSVQEYYMEFIKLAKHAPHMVKTKKAKIRRFVGSLDYHIKDTTSAAAVGMKAFSSVVGFAKHLEKDRQQRREEKVQNKKARTAGKFNSTSSGGGRGSSNKDLLAPTQSCFLRIAYPLTFMNLLITCLK; this is encoded by the coding sequence atgggtatgaaGCACACcatacttataaacaggaggctacaaaCATTTAGGAAAAGTCTCATTTTTTTTCATACTTTAGATCGTGCAGTAGAGCCTACCTCTAAGAAATTATCTAATGTATTCGTTTCTCCAAAACTCGCAGAAATAGCTCGTACTCGCAACTCTGACACTGACACTCAGGATGCTGCTCAAGAAACTATTGTTACTATTGTGGCTCAAGGTAGAACTAAGAAGGCTTCAACTCAGAAAAGAAAGGGTATATCCACAAAGGGGGTTCAGGTACCCCGGGTTGAACATGAAGAAGGGGTGGAGCATGATGATCCAGTATCTCAGGATTCAGTGCCGCCCCCAACAGCAGCTCCAGCTCAGACAGCTATATCTCCAGAGGTGGGTCAGATGTTTAATGCTGTCAACAGTGCTATGgagatgtttaaagccttcatggcCAACCAGAACGAGAGAAGAGATGAGATTCCACCTCAATCAAATAGACAGAACAATTCTGAGTCCTCAAGAGTGAATGAATTTTTAAAGTTGAGTCCTCCATTGTTCCATGGTTCTATAGCTGATGAAGATCCAATGTTGTGGCTGGAGGGTATCAAGAAAGCCCTCCGAGCGATGAAGGCATTTGATGATGAAGTTGTGGAGCTGGCTGCTTACCAGCTTAGAGATGTGGCTGgcgcttggtttgagatgtgggaaaaGGAAAGAGATGAAGATGATGGCCCGCCTACTTGGGAAGAATTTGAAGAGGCCTTCATGGCTAACTTTATCCCGGAAGAGGATAGGGAAGCTAAGGCTACAGAGTTCGAACAACTCAAGCAAGGGAATAAAAGTGTGCAAGAGTACTACATGGAATTCATAAAGTTGGCTAAGCATGCTCCTCACATGGTTAAGACAAAAAAAGCAAAGATTCGTAGGTTTGTTGGCAGTTTGGATTACCACATTAAGGATACGACATCAGCTGCAGCGGTAGGAATGAAAGCTTTCTCCTCTGTTGTGGGATTCGCCAAGCACTTAGAAAAAGACAGACAACAAAGGAGAGAAGAAAAAGTGCAAAACAAGAAAGCCCGAACAGCGGGCAAGTTTAATAGTACATCCAGCGGAGGTGGAAGGGGTTCCTCTAATAAGGATTTATTAGCACCAACTCAGTCTTGTTTTCTTCGaattgcttaccctctcacctttatgaatttactcatcacttgtttgaaatag
- the LOC104100393 gene encoding G-type lectin S-receptor-like serine/threonine-protein kinase SD2-5, whose amino-acid sequence MDIRLYVGITQVCGNGQCSCPQTAVGQTNFLQQINYKQPNEGCVLVTPVSCEHSQYHVLMELKDTAYIPLYLEYGTNKTDLEDCKRSCLSTCSCKAAQFRFSDRANTMGNCVLFNQVFSLLNNDGALNKTTLFIKVQNSSNLQASPSLASSEKKPKRVATIVGSAIGASFGLLFMVLTCFDFLSRRRKGLEEVEEEFLDHVPGMPTRFSFEELTVMTENFSKKLGEGGFGSVFEGTMSDGTKIAVKRLQGFGNVKKSFLAEVETIGSIQHVNLVSLVGFCAEKSHRLLVYEYMTNVSLDRWIFRRKQEQFLTWDVRKKIISDVAKGIAYLHEDCNNKIIHLDIKPQNILLDHNFNARASDFGLSKLVGKDESKIVTTMRGTPGYLAPEWLNSVITEKVDVYSFGVVILEIICGRKNLDRLQDENDMHLLGLFKRKAKVIQLLEMVDKNSEDMQLHNEEAVEIMKIAAWCLQSDYTKRPSMSLVVKVLQGLVAAESDLDYSFPYPPLRRRVAADNQEREAAVCISLQVPSE is encoded by the coding sequence ATGGATATCCGACTGTATGTGGGAATTACTCAAGTCTGTGGAAATGGGCAGTGTAGTTGTCCTCAAACTGCAGTTGGTCAGACAAACTTTCTCCAGCAAATAAATTACAAGCAGCCAAATGAGGGGTGTGTCCTTGTAACACCTGTATCTTGTGAGCATTCCCAATATCATGTTCTTATGGAGCTTAAAGACACGGCTTATATTCCCCTCTATTTGGAATATGGTACCAACAAAACAGATTTGGAAGATTGCAAAAGGTCTTGCTTAAGCACCTGTTCTTGCAAAGCAGCTCAATTTCGATTTAGTGATCGTGCTAACACAATGGGTAACTGCGTACTGTTTAATCAAGTGTTTTCGCTCTTGAACAATGATGGAGCACTCAATAAAACTACTCTTTTTATCAAGGTGCAGAACTCTTCTAACCTACAAGCCTCTCCATCGCTTGCGTCTTCAGAGAAGAAACCAAAGCGTGTGGCAACGATAGTAGGATCTGCTATTGGAGCTTCGTTTGGTTTGCTTTTCATGGTTTTAACTTGCTTTGACTTTCTTTCCAGAAGGAGAAAAGGACTCGAGGAAGTGGAGGAAGAGTTCCTTGACCATGTACCAGGAATGCCTACAAGATTTTCTTTTGAGGAACTAACTGTTATGACAGAAAATTTCAGTAAGAAACTTGGGGAAGGAGGATTTGGTTCTGTATTTGAAGGAACAATGAGTGATGGCACTAAAATAGCAGTGAAGCGTCTCCAAGGTTTCGGTAATGTGAAGAAATCATTCTTAGCTGAAGTAGAAACAATAGGTAGCATTCAACATGTCAATCTAGTAAGCCTTGTTGGATTTTGTGCTGAGAAATCACACAGGCTTCTGGTTTATGAATACATGACCAATGTCTCTTTAGATAGGTGGATTTTCCGCAGAAAGCAGGAACAATTTCTCACATGGGATGTCAGGAAAAAAATCATATCAGACGTCGCCAAGGGCATCGCTTACTTACATGAAGATTGTAACAACAAAATTATCCATTTGGATATCAAACCTCAGAACATTCTTCTTGATCATAATTTCAATGCAAGAGCATCAGATTTTGGGTTATCAAAGCTCGTGGGAAAAGATGAAAGTAAGATAGTTACAACAATGAGAGGAACACCAGGATATTTAGCACCAGAATGGTTGAACTCAGTCATTACAGAGAAAGTAGATGTTTATAGCTTTGGAGTTGTGATCTTGGAAATCATCTGTGGCCGAAAGAATTTGGAtcgtcttcaagatgagaatgaTATGCATTTGCTAGGTTTGTTCAAGAGAAAAGCAAAAGTGATACAACTCTTGGAAATGGTGGACAAGAACAGTGAGGATATGCAGCTCCACAACGAAGAGGCTGTGGAAATCATGAAGATTGCAGCATGGTGTTTACAAAGTGATTATACTAAGAGGCCTTCGATGTCATTGGTAGTTAAGGTGTTGCAGGGTTTAGTGGCTGCTGAATCTGACTTGGATTACAGCTTTCCATATCCACCATTGAGAAGAAGAGTTGCCGCAGATAATCAAGAAAGGGAAGCTGCGGTTTGTATCAGCTTACAAGTTCCTTCAGAGTAA
- the LOC138895419 gene encoding EP1-like glycoprotein 2, whose translation MMLMDSNGTLVWNTNTSGKLVSGFNLTTMGNFFLFGKSNDSIWQSFAHPTDCLVTGQRMTPGQKLISSISATNWNQDLFTFEVKSTGLFAYIESNPRQFYFPKLYSDLNVMFSLGMLFLNSLTVKEKLDS comes from the coding sequence ATGATGTTGATGGACTCAAATGGCACTTTGGTTTGGAATACAAACACAAGTGGAAAGCTTGTTTCAGGCTTCAACTTGACAACAATGGGAAATTTTTTCCTCTTTGGCAAAAGTAATGACTCCATTTGGCAGTCTTTTGCTCATCCTACAGACTGTTTGGTTACTGGACAAAGAATGACTCCTGGACAGAAGCTGATATCCAGCATATCAGCAACAAACTGGAATCAAGATTTGTTCACATTTGAAGTTAAAAGTACTGGCCTTTTTGCATACATTGAGTCAAATCCACGCCAATTCTATTTCCCAAAGCTTTATTCGGACTTAAATGTAATGTTTTCCCTAGGGATGTTATTCCTTAATTCCCTTACCGTGAAGGAGAAGCTGGATTCATGA